In Lodderomyces elongisporus chromosome 1, complete sequence, the DNA window TTGTGCAGTTATTACAAGCTGCCGCGGAGTTGTTGGAGTTGGTTCCAGTATATCCAGTGAGACATATAAACAACTTTACAGGAAATTCTGGAGATTCCGTCTTTCGCGATTGTATCTTGGTGAAACGGGGAACACCGGTGATTTCAGTGGCAAGAAAAATCATGGGAGATGTCACCATCGCCGCCATTGAAGGTGTAGGTGGTATGAAGATTGGAGAAGAGGATACTGTGGATGTTGGCAAAAACGATATTTTATCATTCAAATTGGTTCCAGGCAGCAAGacataatttttttacttcttttcttttaaaatattttttttttaaataaaaaacagagTAGAAGCATAATCTTCTATGTGGATAAAGAAATGTAGATATCTTGTGTTAATaagaatgcaaaaaaaaatataaaagcaTGGcaagaataaataaaactACATCCTGCCTAAATGAAAACTGAaaatttattgtttttatacaaagaagaagaagagaaaggaGAATTTTATGTGAGAACTATAGTtcaacaattgttgtttctaTAAAATTCAGTGTATAAATCGATGTATATGtccttttcattcttcttctgtttctATTGTTGTAgtggaggaggaaaaacatatatatatatatatatatatatatattatcaatctttctttgtcGTAAATTTTACATTGCCTTGTCACGATTCTCACGCACTCCCTTTAAAGCTTACTTTGCCACAGTACTTGAAGATGACCTCACGATCGCGCATTTAGCATATCATAAACTTGCTTACAAGGTATATTGCCCatgatatatatacatatgtataattttgtttattcttCATAACCACATTTCCAACTCTTCATACACACAAATACCACATAAAGACACACAATCATCCATCTGTTTCTACATATTTTCATATTTTCATATTTtcatacatacacatatcAATTGACTTAGAGTTATAATGAGCAACAGTTTACTTATCCTAGGATCCACTGGATTGGTTGGTGGCCAAGTTGTCAAATTTGCCCAAACCTCAAAAGATTTTTCCAAGATTTTTACTGTTACTAGAAGAAAGCCAGAGTTTGCCAACACTGCTAGTACCACCGAGTCACCACGCATTGATACCATTGTTGAGACTGACTCGTCCAAATGGCCACAAGCTATAAGTAATCTTGAACCTGCACCCTTGGCTTACATCTCTGCATTTGGTACAACTCGAGCCAATGCTGGATCGGCAGAGAAATTTAAAGAGATTGATTATGGCATCAATTACGAAAGTGCTAAAGCAGCAAAAGAAGCAGGTGCCAAGGTATGTGTTTTAGTCTCGTCTTATGGTGCCAATGCCAAGTCACCTTTTTTGTACATGAAGACAAAAGGAGAATTGGAGAATGCCATAATCGACTTGAAGTTCCCATACACGATAATTTTACAGCCTGGTGTTTTACTTGGTGAGCGAAACGAGTCAAAGGGTTTTGGTAATGATTGGGCAGTGAAGTTTGGCAAACTTTGTAAAGGAACTTGGTTTGCTCCATTATTGCAACCAATCGAAGCTAGTGATTTGGGTAGAATTGCTGTTGAGTTTGCCGAGAGAGGATTGAAAGGTGAATTTAGGGAGAATGTTTTAAAGGTTAGTGGTTCTGAGTTGACTGAGCTAGTTGATGATTTTAAAATCGTTTAATGAGAAATAgatgtttttccttttttttcttttcctttttcttttcctttttcttttcctttttcttttcctttttcttttcctttttcttttcccttccCCTTTTCATTTGTACTGTTAgtgttatttttgttttttgtttttgtaaattttgTTCTGTGAAATCAAGATGGTAAAAGGataaaaattgcaaaaacaaacaagttAAGTAAGGAAAGACCAAATTCAATTTCCAACTAGCGCGTTTTTAAAGAATCCTTATTAGATAGAGAAGCCGTATCAGCTGTTTTCCTTAAGAGCAAAGCGATATCTCCGTATACGTTCCCGAAGAAAGGAgtacaaaaaaatagaacaaaaaacaacaacaacaacaacagtacatatatattagATTTTGATTAATTAGTTTCGAACCTAACcatatttcaatttttgaaacAGTACAGCCTCTCCTGTTCAATAttattttaaaattttttttttcttcttcttcttcttcctccttgCAAAAGCTTCAATTGTTTGACTTTGCATTTCAGCTCATTTACAAAACTTtccctatttttttttcttctgtttATCCTTGTTTGTTAACTACTGATCAACCATGCCTGAGGTAGACGAGGGAATCCAGAATCTATCAATTGAGAAAGCTGATGCAggtgcaactgcaactgcaactacGGCCGAAAAACACAATCAGGCTCTGAACTCAACTCTGAAGACAGGCCTAGATAAGAGCGTGGAGTCTCAAACAGCTAATTCCGCTGGATCCAGCCCAACAAGCGccaccagcagcagcaacaacccCCAATACTATGTAAAGTCTACCATCAAGTCAACCAAATTGAATGATGAACAGGCTCAGAAACTTACCAAACTTATCTCGTCTGTTCCTGATATTTTAAAGCAGACAAAAAATCCAGCATATGATGAAATATTTGGATATAGGATCAATTCTGATGATTTGGAGTATGTTGATATCCCCAAGCGTAATGAGATTTTGTTAAAGTTTCTTGCGGCAGATAACTATGACTTGGACTTGGCAACAAAGAGATTGATTGCTACGTTTAATTGGAGAAATGAATTTCAGCCATTACATGCTGCATTTGACGAAAAGTTTCACCAGGAATTGAATGAGTTGGGTGTTATCACCCAGTTTGCTTCGGGTAATGATAATCTCCATGTTATTACATGGAATCTTTATGGTAATTTAAAAAGCCCCAAAAagatttttcaaaaatttggCGAGGGTGCAGACGATGGACAGAGAGAGGGACTAGCTaaaagcagcagcaacagcaacagcagcagcagcagcagcagcagtagtgGTAACAATAGAGGCAAGAATCTTCCAGGGAGTCAGTTTTTACGTTGGAGAATTGGGTTGATGGAGAAGGCTTTGCAGCTTGTTGACTTTACAGATTCCAAGAACCACAAGATTGCGCAGATTCATGATTATAACAATGTTTCGATGTTTAGAATTGATCCTGGGATGAAAGCTGCGACTAAGGAGATTATTGAGATTTTTGGACAAAATTATCCCGAGTTGTTGAGTACCAAGTACTTTATTAATGTTCCCTTGATCATGGGTTGGGtgtttacttttttcaaGACTATTGGAGTGATTAGTGCCGAGACGCTAAAGAAGTTTCAAGTATTGAATCACGGGGATTTAAAGGAAACGTTGCCAAAACAGGAGTTACCTGAGAGTTATGGTGGAGTTAAGAGTGCAAAGGGGGATCCAAAAAGAAGTTTATTTGATTTGGATGTGAGTGAAAGCATCAAGTTGACAAAATACGGCCAAGTTGTGTTGCAAAGACTTGGCGATGAAGAGATTGCACATAATAATGACGAAGTAGAgtaaagaacaagaagtatagaagaagaaaaaaaaagtatgaGAAGAGGTAGAGCAAGATAAAGAAAGCAATCACGTGTTTGCCATTGGAGTAAATTACATTTGACAACAGGTGTATGATATAAAGGATAAATAGTTTAAAAGATTATAGAAGTTGAACTATAAAACATAGTATagttgtttctttaattaAAATCATgtatttgtaaaaaaataaaaaaagaatgttttttgttgatcATTGGACCTGGGACCAGCAAAGATCAGATTAGAAACTAGTAAAGGAAGCGACAATATATTAATGTACACCGTGCTAAGAGCCATAGCCCAGGATATATGTTttgatgaattttttttttctctctcttttttttaattttggaaaatataaaatataaaatataaaatagaaagagagaacTATATCACAGACAAACAGTTGGTAAAGAGCTACACCATTGTACAGAGTCAAAAGTTGGAAATTAGTTGTTTGTCATTGAACAATTGTGATTAAACTTGAAATGTAAGGGGAGGGAGGAAGGGGACGAAGAACGGCAACAGCAGATCAAACATAAGGTTTGGGCTGGGTAATGAGTATTCTTTAGTTGAAGTCAACAGTTCTTTGTAAAGCATAGAAGCTTTGAAATTTCCATAAAACGATATTCAACATTGATACTAGGAAGATACATTCTCCGTTCGTTCCATGCTTACTaaattgacaaaaaaaaagaccggaaatggaaaaaccaaaaaaaaaaaaaatcaaagagtAAAACATAAGATGACTCTGTTTTATGTAAGTTAAAGATATTGAATATGAAGAAATGCAAAGGGAAGTTAGGACAATTCCCTAAGAGACAGAAGAGTGGGCTGTAACTGTGGTTTTAGGGCCAAGATTGTATGAAGCGGACatttatctttatctttttaccttttcgctatccttttatttttaaagagtaaagaataataaaaaaaaaaggaaacaacagtaacaataGATATACCAGCAAGGGATGAAGATATATGATACATGTAGAAACTAAAGAGTTGTTATGAGGGTTTGAAAGTAGTTAAAATTTGTTTGGAAGAAAATGGGtgtatttttctatttattcAAACGAATAAGTATCTCTCGAGTTGTCCATAGTTCAGTATAAGGttctctccttctctcgaaatcaaaaacaaagtgtAAAAgattagaaaagaaaataaagacaaCAGGAGATTACAATAGGCGGAGTAGGCACAGACAAAGACTGAGACTGAGACTGAGACTGATAAGACTTCTTCTAGCTTATGATAATCTTCTTTGCATTgggccaaaaaaaaagagagtatagaaacaaaacccttgaGATATATCGCACATTTACAATTACAACCaaaaccacaaccacaaccacaactacaacttttttcctcttcttcttcttcttcttcttcttcttcttcttcttcttcttcttcttcttcttcttcttcttcttcttcttcttcttcttcttcttcttcttcttcttcttcttcttcttcttcttcttcttcttcttcttcttcttcttcttcttcttcttcttcttcttcttcttcttcttcttcttcttcttcttcttcttcttcttcttcttcttcttcttcttcttcttcttcttcttcttcttcttttcttcttcttcttcttcttcttcttcgtcttctaGATTTTCTACTTACTACCGCatcctttttgtttgtttgctaCATCACTTTATAATAAATCTCGACGTTGGGACATTCAACCTTTAGGACAAACACATTTATTTCTCCATCCCTTTCCCATATACCCTTGTTTGCCCTTCAACATACAGGTATCAGAAATATAAAGTAGAGAGAAACCTAAACTGCAATTTTAGAATCATATCTACAAATCTACAATTTGTGATCAAAAAAACTACCAAGAAAAAGTATCACCCACACCACCagttttccatttttcttctactcctccccccccccccctcgaTTTGTATACTCACCATCACAGTTTTGGAATCATTTATCAATCATTTATCACTTATTTGTTAAAGCATTCTTCAATTAGAGtgcaagaaataaaaaaaagtgtctTATAATTATATCCACCCCTATTCTCGCTCCACTGCACTCCAACACCGCTTTACTTTACTCCACTTCACTGCATTTCACACCACCCACACACACCACACCACACCACTTGgatttcttgttttcttttttttttattattttattttatttttttgtttttcattttttgttttttgtgaCAAATTATTTGCGCTTATTGCCTAGATACATTCTCAACACGTAACCTCCCTCCTTAGTATATACCATTATAATTCAACCAACCACTACACACCTCCCCCTAAGGTTACCAAATCAAAAGAAGGGAAGAGAAAAGTACAATACAGTACAAATATCATATTATAAACAATACACAATAAGTAatcaataataaaaagaacgaaaaagagaaagaaaaagagaaagaacgaaacaggaaaagaaaaagaaaaagaaaaagacaaagataagaaaaggagaaagaaaagttaaaaataaaggaaaggTACACTGTTATATAATATTGGTATCTTCTTAAATAAAACACATTTACTACCAGCAATAGTGCTATTcgaaatacaaaataataTCCTTgcaattttcttcttttcccttcttACAGCTTCCCCAGTTTTATGAGAAATCATTATCAAACTATATCGCAGTGATATCACCATCATTATCCAACTTTAGTGAAAACTATTGACCACAGATTTTTATCTTGCTTGACTCTTTCCATCCTTCCTTTCCTTCCCCAAAGgacatatacacacacacatatacacacacacacacacacactaaCTAGCCTGAATCTTCAAGAAccagttttcttttttctccagTACTtaacatcaacaaagaAATCCACCATTCTCACAATGCATGGGAGTTTCAGCTTTGATAAGCTAAAAAGCAAAGTCAACCCACACAGAAATCCAAGTCACACCGAGAATGCAACCGATCATTCTCGAGGGAAAATTAGACGACTTAGTCTCGATCATGATAATAATGTTCGACAGGACATTATTAAGGGAATAACTCCCCCAAGAGAATCTTCAAGATTAAGATCCACTTCATTTTCCTTCATCCATGGAAACAGtcataacaataataacaataatagtaataacaataataatagcaacaacaagaacgaCTCATCAGCAATTAACTCGTCGTCACATGGACATTTACACCTCAGTCGATCAAACCTCAGATCCAGATCTAGATCGGTCTCTACTTCAGCGTCAACATCAGCCTCAGTCTCAGCCTCAGTCTCACAGTCGCATTCCCACGCAGCACGAGCGCTATCTCCATCCAGCATATTCAAATCATCGAAATCTAAAGATTTGTTTCACAATGAGTCAACCCAAATATTGCTGCAGAAATTACTCAATGAGCTACATGACTTGGGCTTGCAAATGCCAATACCAATAAAGACATTGTTGCAAGGGTCACCCTCCAAATCTATTAGAGTTTACGTGTCAAATTCAAACGATTGTATTTACCTACCCCCAGCAAGCTCTACAAGCTTTACATATGAAGATGTGGAGAATGGAGGTAGTCAACAAAGAGAAGCCAGCTCATTCTTGCAAGATACCGCTAATAATTATAGTAATAGCTCAGGTAGTCGAAGATCATCGATTATATCTATTTCAACACCGCAACTGCTGCAACCACTGCAATCAGCGCAAGCtccatcattatcatcgtCTAACCCAACAGAAGTCATTGATGGCACTGAAGGTACTAAACTCACTCAGCCAAACAACTCATTACGCCAGAGGATGAAGCTGTTTAGCTCGCCAAACTATTTGTGCACTAAAATTGATTCAGAGAATCCAATTCCACACACATTTGCCGTCATCATTGAGTTGACAAAAGACCAAACAACTGTGAAAGACTTGAGCATTAAATTTCAATCCGTGACTCAAATCTTGTGGCCGAATTCAGATCCATATAATCGCTCGcattcaaaagaaaagtttgaGATTGGAACTATGGAATGGACAACTAGCTTAAACAATGCAGATTATTACATTGATAATGGAACACTGTCAGGAGAACTGAAAAGTAGAGTAAAGAGAATAGCACCTGAAGACTTGGCCAGACGCACACGGGAATACAAACTAGTTAATATTCACGAGTGGAATAACTCGTTGAAGGGAAATTTTTCGTCTGAGGAACAATTGGCTGAGAATGCACTGACAGAATCAGCAATATCTTCACACTCATCACACTCAataacaaacacaaactcAAATACAAATCATAATATTAGTTCCACCTTTAATAATTCTAATACGAATTCAATTCCTGAAACACACCGAGCTGGTCTTtatgtgtttttgttgCCTGTATTACTTCCAGAACATATTCCCGCATCAATTGTATCTATAAATGGCAGTTTGATGCACAATTTACTGGTGAATTTCAACAAGATAAGTGATAAGTTGAGTCGGAGATTGAAGGTTAATGCCTCGTACAACTTACCCATGGTACGGACACCGCCTAATTTTGCCAACTCAATAGCTGATAAACCTATTTATGTCAATCGAGTATGGAATGACTCTGTGCACTATATCATAACTTTCCCACGAAAATATGTGTCTTTAGGCTCGGAGCATGTCGTTAACGTTAAGTTAGTGCCACTCGTCAAAGATGTCATTGTTAAACGTATCAAATTCAATGTACTAGAAAGGATTACATATGTATCCAAAAACTTGGCTAAAGAATATGACTATGATAGTGAAGATCCTTACTGCTTACACCCTGCAAGAGAGAACAAGGTAAGAGAAAGAGTGGTTGCTTTGTGTGAATTGAAAACTAAGAGCAAACAATCTACAAACACTTTTTGCGACCCttataaagaagaagtgatTAAATGCCCAGAAAAcaatttgcttttttcATGCTATGAACCAGAAAATGATATTGGAACTGGTAccggaaatggaaaagtaaaaggaGCAGAAACAAAGTCCTCTTTacgtaaaaaaaataacaaggatgaaaagaaaacaatggTTGCATCGCCTTTGGACATCAATATAGCGTTGCCTTTTTTGACGACAAAGGCTGATAAATCAATGATGACGGGGTCTACTTCGAATGAGTCCTATGAGCGTGGCAGATCCGCTTCTTCGGCAGCATCATCAACTCCAGGATCTCGTAAAGCCTCCATAGTCCAAGAAAATATTCCGGATGGCGGTTTTTTCAACCCTTCTTCGCCAGTTATTGGGGCACTTGAGACCAATTTAACTAATGTAGATGAGATTGGTCCGCATGAGTTGACGGGTCCCaactcatcatcatttctTACTGATGAATTAGCATTGAAACATTCACCTCCAGAAAATATCAAGAATGGATATACTTTGAAATCAAGAGCATTATACCCGGACTCCAATTACAGACACATACAGATCAACCACAGATTACAAGTGTGCTTTAGAATTTCAAAACCGGATCCAAAAGATGATTACAAGATGCATCATTatgaagttgttgttgatacccctTTGATCTTGCTTAGTTCGAAATGTAATGAAGGCTCAATACAACTACCCAAATACGATGAACTTGATATTAGCACACCTAGACATATCAGTGTTGGTGATGCCAGTAATCAATACCAGAATACCATCACCAGTACAATCGTTAGtaacaaaaagaattcCAACAATAATGGTATTATATTCAATACTCCGAGTTATAGTAATAATGGTGTAACTATAAAGCAGTGGGATCAAGGTAGTGTTTACGACAACGGTGACCAATTGCCATCATTTGAAGAAGCCACATCTacaccatcatcaccattaaCGAGAACGTTATCTATTGCTGAGGACCCCTTGAGTCGTGTTCCTTCCATACAATTGATTACACCAAACGAGCCTGCACCGGCGTATGAAAGACAACCATTTGGTGGGCAACAACAGTCACTAAGCGATGCTGGTTCGacaattgatgaaattaTCAACATTAATTCAACAACTTTTCCCTCATTACAACCAACACAAAGAAGACAATCGAGTATCAAGGACAGCCTTTCGAATTCGTTTTTGCATAAGTCATCGCCATCATCCTTGCCACTTAACAGTAACTTAATATCTCCTCTACAATCATCACAATCGCCCGATCCGCTTTCGCGCCCTTCTGCTCCGCATACAATaccttcttcgtcttctgATGAAGTTAGTATACAACTGGACAACTTATCGTCATCGTCGATTAATCATACTGCTACTGAGACTCCGGCATCATCTTCAGTCATTCCAGATGCTGTAAGTGTCTCAGGTTCAAGCTGTGCCATCGAAAGTATCTCCGATAATGAAGATAATGATGTAAGCAAGGTTGTACCTTCCGAAATAAATGCCgcagaagaacaagaacaagaacaagagcaagagcaagaacaagaacaagaacaagagcaagagcaagagcaagagcaagaacaagaacaagaacaaggaCAAGGGCAAGAACAAGAGTCAGCCAACACACGTATCTCTTTTAACAATAAGGCGTTGTCTTCCAGAAGAAGTGAAACGTCCAACACGTTGATATCTGCACTGGCACCCGATGATCCCAACGCTACGGATGTGTATGAAATCAACGAATCTTCTGATggtgacgatgatgatgttgatgatgatggtgatgatgatggtgatgatgatgcttATGATCATGAAAATGATGCTACTCTTGAAGACGACGATGCATTGGGCAATCTAGTAACTCAAGAAGCCTCATTTAGTCAAAGGTTGCCTTTACTCAAACAGATGAGTACCGACACTATTCGAACACAAAATACATCCGCCACAAGATTTGCAACTACATTAAATGATATACCTCATAATGAATCAAGTGATGATGTTTCGTTATATCACAATGGGATACAGGGAATTCGACATTTGAACATTTAGAGCGCTTGTTTCcgtttttgtaatttttatttattcgtTATTAACTTCGATACTGAAGAGTTTATTTCAAGACACTTATTTAAAGAACAGTTATTTAAAGAATATAAGCTAATAATTtaatgttttattttttcatcttttactttgatttgtttgtttctttaatttatCTCTATGTatttaaattaaattattTTTCTATGAAGAACAGCAAGACGCAAAACAGAAATATAAATTGTATTCTAGAACATTTTAATTAAATCCAAGTACaggaaaggaagaaaggaagaaaggaaCAAggatcaaaaagaaaatcagggacccaaaagaaaaaaattcaaagaaaaaaaaaacagaaatcGAGCTTATACAGCTTTAGAAACTGAactcttttaaaaaatgtCTCCAGCATTGGCCAAATTATGGTTCTTTCTCTCTGGCCAGTATTTGCCATTGTAATCCCAAAACATATCGCCTGTGACTGgatgttttttctttgtaaacCAATTCGGAGTGTAAGTCTCccctttctcttctcttcttttcctagCTTGCCTTTGTTTAACCTCAACTCTATGTTTCTCATCGGCTGCGCGATCATAATTTCCTTCTTCCATATCTCTTTGATCTGGTCTCAACCTTGTATCAGTTGGGGCAATCCACTTCTTTAAATTGTCATCAAGTCCATTCAAAGTAACCGCAAATGCTGTTAAATTGAATGGAACTTTAGGTCGAGGTGCAACTTGCCAGACTAAAAACTTGGCCCCTGAAAATGGGTCTGTGGATTTTGCAGAACCTTTATCAGGGTCCTCAATAATCGACATCTTCCTTTGGGCGCTACTTCCTCCATCTTGTTGCTCCTTGGTAATCTTTTTCGCAAAAATCTTGGAGTTCCAATGACCACCCATGGCCCACTGCGGAACACCATTACGATCCAAAGCTTGTCCAGACAATTGGTATGCCGAAGAAGCTCTCCATCCACGTTGTTTCATATCAACTGTTATGGTGTCCCCCGTTGTATGATTTGTTACAATCATCTTACCGTAATTGTCAACTGTTGGATTACCAATCATaataccaacaacagcGGTATTGACCTTTTTCCAACTGTACAATTCCTCAGCAACAACCTTCCCGTTCTTGTCCTTAACTCCGTTATCGGGTCTAATCGCACAAAACATCTTACCCAAGTGTTTAAAATCAAATGATCGACCAGAAAACTTGGAGTCAACAGCGTTTTCTCCGTAATAATCCCATTTTGGGGACAATGCGTGACATGCACTGATTGGAGGATGGTGGCTCACTTGTTCCACAAACAATCGGTAGTTTTGATCGGGTCTTGCGTATTCATAAGTTTCACCCAATAATGGATTGAAAGGCTTGGCAATTCTATCAATAGTCGAAGAGTACTCAGTAGCAGCAAAAGTTGCCACATAAATTAATCTCAATGTGGAATCGTCATAGCCTGCTGCAATGTTCAATAGATCGTTGTACTCGATATCCTCAGTCAACCTCTGAAGCAATGAAGTAGGTTCGTTGAATGAAACTGGCAAAGTCATTCTTGTCATATCTTTACCAATCATTGATTTCAAGATACCCCATAAACCAACCTTTGGTCTATTATCTTCATCCATGGAAAGCTTGGTTCGTGGCGGATTCTCGTATCCCAAAAATGAACCTTCTTGATGAAGCTGATGGTTGATAGATTTTTGGACTGGGTTCAAGCCATCGTCGCTCGGTAAAGTTTGAGCctcttgttgtttctcATTTGTTGACTGATGTGGTTCGTTAGATGAAGTGTAAGGTGGGGGTGCTTGTACCAGAGATTGCTGTGGTACGGCGTCTTGAGTaaccttttcttcttgcaaTGTTTCATTACGAGGAGAAACACTATCATTGTTATGGGAAGCACCAACAGCTACTGCACCAGCGACACCAGCTGCACCAGCTACACCAGCTGCACCAACGGGAGCAAAATCTTTTTGGTCTCCAGTCACTCCGCCCTGACCATTCTCTGTTTCAAGGTGACTTCTGCTTTCTTGAACTGGGGCCACGGCTTGATGCTTTTGTTCTAAATTATCTTGTGTGGTATTTTCTTCGGGTACTGGCAAATCTTGGTTGATAGAAGCTCTTGAATGTTGTGGTTCAAGATTACCTGCACcagcatcatcattataGTCACCGATTTCTTTTGCCTCCTCTACTTCTTCCGCTTCTTCTTccgctt includes these proteins:
- the FMP52 gene encoding Protein fmp52, mitochondrial, with protein sequence MSNSLLILGSTGLVGGQVVKFAQTSKDFSKIFTVTRRKPEFANTASTTESPRIDTIVETDSSKWPQAISNLEPAPLAYISAFGTTRANAGSAEKFKEIDYGINYESAKAAKEAGAKVCVLVSSYGANAKSPFLYMKTKGELENAIIDLKFPYTIILQPGVLLGERNESKGFGNDWAVKFGKLCKGTWFAPLLQPIEASDLGRIAVEFAERGLKGEFRENVLKVSGSELTELVDDFKIV
- the SFH5 gene encoding Non-classical phosphatidylinositol transfer protein (PITP) yields the protein MPEVDEGIQNLSIEKADAGATATATTAEKHNQASNSTSKTGLDKSVESQTANSAGSSPTSATSSSNNPQYYVKSTIKSTKLNDEQAQKLTKLISSVPDILKQTKNPAYDEIFGYRINSDDLEYVDIPKRNEILLKFLAADNYDLDLATKRLIATFNWRNEFQPLHAAFDEKFHQELNELGVITQFASGNDNLHVITWNLYGNLKSPKKIFQKFGEGADDGQREGLAKSSSNSNSSSSSSSSSGNNRGKNLPGSQFLRWRIGLMEKALQLVDFTDSKNHKIAQIHDYNNVSMFRIDPGMKAATKEIIEIFGQNYPELLSTKYFINVPLIMGWVFTFFKTIGVISAETLKKFQVLNHGDLKETLPKQELPESYGGVKSAKGDPKRSLFDLDVSESIKLTKYGQVVLQRLGDEEIAHNNDEVE
- the ECM21 gene encoding Plasma membrane proteins endocytosis; amino-acid sequence: MHGSFSFDKLKSKVNPHRNPSHTENATDHSRGKIRRLSLDHDNNVRQDIIKGITPPRESSRLRSTSFSFIHGNSHNNNNNNSNNNNNSNNKNDSSAINSSSHGHLHLSRSNLRSRSRSVSTSASTSASVSASVSQSHSHAARALSPSSIFKSSKSKDLFHNESTQILSQKLLNELHDLGLQMPIPIKTLLQGSPSKSIRVYVSNSNDCIYLPPASSTSFTYEDVENGGSQQREASSFLQDTANNYSNSSGSRRSSIISISTPQSSQPSQSAQAPSLSSSNPTEVIDGTEGTKLTQPNNSLRQRMKSFSSPNYLCTKIDSENPIPHTFAVIIELTKDQTTVKDLSIKFQSVTQILWPNSDPYNRSHSKEKFEIGTMEWTTSLNNADYYIDNGTSSGESKSRVKRIAPEDLARRTREYKLVNIHEWNNSLKGNFSSEEQLAENASTESAISSHSSHSITNTNSNTNHNISSTFNNSNTNSIPETHRAGLYVFLLPVLLPEHIPASIVSINGSLMHNLSVNFNKISDKLSRRLKVNASYNLPMVRTPPNFANSIADKPIYVNRVWNDSVHYIITFPRKYVSLGSEHVVNVKLVPLVKDVIVKRIKFNVLERITYVSKNLAKEYDYDSEDPYCLHPARENKVRERVVALCELKTKSKQSTNTFCDPYKEEVIKCPENNLLFSCYEPENDIGTGTGNGKVKGAETKSSLRKKNNKDEKKTMVASPLDINIALPFLTTKADKSMMTGSTSNESYERGRSASSAASSTPGSRKASIVQENIPDGGFFNPSSPVIGALETNLTNVDEIGPHELTGPNSSSFLTDELALKHSPPENIKNGYTLKSRALYPDSNYRHIQINHRLQVCFRISKPDPKDDYKMHHYEVVVDTPLILLSSKCNEGSIQLPKYDELDISTPRHISVGDASNQYQNTITSTIVSNKKNSNNNGIIFNTPSYSNNGVTIKQWDQGSVYDNGDQLPSFEEATSTPSSPLTRTLSIAEDPLSRVPSIQLITPNEPAPAYERQPFGGQQQSLSDAGSTIDEIININSTTFPSLQPTQRRQSSIKDSLSNSFLHKSSPSSLPLNSNLISPLQSSQSPDPLSRPSAPHTIPSSSSDEVSIQSDNLSSSSINHTATETPASSSVIPDAVSVSGSSCAIESISDNEDNDVSKVVPSEINAAEEQEQEQEQEQEQEQEQEQEQEQEQEQEQEQGQGQEQESANTRISFNNKALSSRRSETSNTLISASAPDDPNATDVYEINESSDGDDDDVDDDGDDDGDDDAYDHENDATLEDDDALGNLVTQEASFSQRLPLLKQMSTDTIRTQNTSATRFATTLNDIPHNESSDDVSLYHNGIQGIRHLNI